One Drosophila virilis strain 15010-1051.87 chromosome 5, Dvir_AGI_RSII-ME, whole genome shotgun sequence DNA window includes the following coding sequences:
- the LOC6627110 gene encoding uncharacterized protein, with product MSCICQYIISSSSSTNGGGEPIAFPLSNANDNSAAAIGQEGPCDASMEPVSDDTKIAVCVSELADFRSENWLLKKKLEEHEVTIQNLEHLMTTIMNKQHKMLAEVLQLRKRNQELQNECNLQREYHAMERNALIKEIYDLKNRDQMCALSAEEDESNSSMNSQDEYGEQIETDSDEAKLCYEHDSDGMENEEDGDDGEDEHSAGSSAESSAPSSHNGSMYSADSDTYETDESEDEEQESQHEQGEYSTGTDSESD from the exons aTGTCGTGCATTTGCCAGTACATAATTAGTTCTTCATCCTCGACAAATGGCGGTGGCGAACCCATTGCATTTCCACTGTCCAACGCGAATGACAATTCAGCGGCTGCAATAGGCCAAGAAGGACCCTGCGATGC CTCCATGGAGCCTGTCTCAGACGATACCAAGATAGCTGTCTGCGTCTCGGAGCTAGCCGATTTTCGCTCCGAGAACTGGCTGCTCAAGAAGAAGCTGGAGGAACATGAGGTGACCATTCAGAATCTGGAGCATTTGATGACTACCATTATGAATAAGCAGCATAAGATGTTAGCTGAAGTGTTGCAGCTCCGCAAACGCAATCAGGAACTCCAAAATGAGTGCAATCTACAGCGCGAATATCACGCGATGGAGCGCAATGCGCTGATCAAGGAAATCTACGATCTCAAGAACAGAGATCAAATGTGTGCACTG AGTGCTGAGGAGGATGAGTCTAATAGCTCAATGAATAGTCAGGATGAGTATGGCGAGCAAATCGAAACAGACAGCGATGAGGCGAAGTTATGCTACGAACATGACAGCGATGGGATGGAGAATGAGGAGGATGGGGATGATGGGGAGGATGAGCACTCTGCAGGCTCATCGGCTGAGTCCTCGGCTCCATCCTCACACAATGGTTCAATGTACTCGGCCGATTCGGATACTTACGAAACCGATGAGAGCGAGGATGAAGAACAGGAATCTCAGCATGAGCAGGGGGAGTACAGCACTGGTACTGATTCTGAATCCGactaa